Proteins encoded by one window of Blastopirellula marina:
- a CDS encoding right-handed parallel beta-helix repeat-containing protein codes for MFQPNRIALATALLVICVSFPAVPAWAKTIGVPDDHATIQAAIDAAEPGDVVLVKAGTYSERLKLKADVTLRSAGDQAAGEHGLLRATETILDGKDVPGHGSAVTMAEGSVLDGFTVHNFGHYDEAEWTKHHKTQGNLQSHEHIGESPAPGIQIPDVTCVVQNNIVHHIGDTGIGLLGSSGSTATPHVYKNVVYRNMGGGIGAMRQSRGIIEANTCFENFYAGIGHNHASPIVINNICYENIRAGIGISEGSCPTVRGNKCYKNRRAGIGVRTGSATRPIVEANECYENDMAGIGTEEEAASIIRQNDCYRNKMAGIGIRHAEATIVGNNCYENGAAGIGLDNAKGVVMENHCHHNQTAGIGLAESEEGQAILAKNKVVDNKQVAIGIHGGWQVEVIENEIARTGGMPPLMMIFAGSTADLSGNTFTGGGVAAIRIAGEARVENNKLVATELRKGGPPSFGIWALPDASVQAYGNTFENWRHAISASGANVAAVNNQVKTFHQTAFVIEDPKSTPTVMGNQVTTGDANAKVVLVKGKEASRIVERGNEVVKQAE; via the coding sequence ATGTTCCAACCCAACCGTATCGCGCTTGCTACGGCGCTGCTTGTGATTTGTGTTTCCTTTCCGGCTGTGCCTGCTTGGGCGAAGACGATTGGTGTGCCTGATGATCATGCGACGATCCAGGCAGCCATCGATGCCGCCGAGCCTGGCGATGTTGTTTTGGTAAAAGCCGGAACGTACTCCGAACGACTCAAGCTGAAAGCCGACGTGACGCTGCGAAGCGCTGGAGATCAAGCCGCCGGCGAGCATGGCCTGCTGCGAGCCACGGAAACGATCCTGGATGGAAAGGATGTGCCTGGGCACGGCAGCGCGGTGACGATGGCCGAAGGATCGGTGCTCGACGGTTTCACCGTTCACAACTTCGGTCACTACGACGAGGCCGAGTGGACGAAGCACCACAAGACGCAAGGCAACCTACAGTCGCACGAGCACATCGGCGAGAGCCCTGCCCCCGGCATTCAAATCCCGGATGTGACCTGCGTGGTGCAAAACAACATCGTGCATCACATCGGCGACACAGGCATCGGCCTGCTGGGCAGCTCCGGCAGTACGGCTACGCCGCACGTTTATAAGAACGTCGTCTACCGCAACATGGGTGGCGGTATCGGGGCGATGCGGCAGTCGCGCGGGATCATCGAAGCGAATACCTGCTTCGAGAATTTTTACGCAGGCATCGGGCACAATCATGCCAGCCCGATCGTGATCAACAACATCTGTTACGAAAACATTCGCGCCGGCATCGGCATTAGCGAAGGCTCGTGTCCCACGGTGCGCGGGAACAAGTGCTACAAGAACCGCCGGGCAGGGATCGGCGTGCGAACCGGTTCCGCGACTCGTCCGATCGTCGAAGCGAACGAGTGTTACGAAAACGACATGGCGGGCATCGGCACCGAAGAGGAAGCCGCGTCGATCATCCGCCAGAACGACTGTTACCGCAATAAGATGGCAGGCATCGGTATTCGTCACGCGGAAGCGACCATCGTCGGCAATAACTGCTACGAGAACGGGGCCGCAGGCATCGGGCTCGATAACGCCAAGGGGGTCGTGATGGAAAACCACTGCCACCACAACCAGACCGCCGGTATCGGCCTGGCCGAGAGCGAAGAAGGTCAGGCAATCCTGGCGAAGAACAAGGTTGTCGACAACAAGCAGGTTGCCATCGGCATTCACGGCGGCTGGCAGGTCGAGGTGATCGAGAACGAAATCGCACGCACGGGCGGCATGCCACCCCTGATGATGATCTTCGCCGGTTCGACCGCCGACCTAAGTGGCAACACATTCACCGGTGGCGGAGTCGCTGCGATCCGCATCGCTGGCGAGGCCCGCGTCGAAAATAATAAGCTCGTCGCGACCGAACTTCGCAAAGGTGGCCCGCCCAGCTTCGGCATCTGGGCGCTGCCAGACGCCAGCGTTCAGGCCTACGGCAACACCTTCGAGAACTGGCGTCACGCGATTTCTGCCAGCGGAGCGAATGTTGCGGCGGTGAACAACCAAGTGAAAACGTTCCACCAAACGGCCTTCGTGATCGAAGACCCCAAAAGCACGCCCACAGTGATGGGCAACCAGGTAACGACAGGCGATGCCAACGCCAAGGTCGTGCTGGTGAAAGGGAAAGAAGCGAGTCGGATTGTTGAACGCGGCAATGAGGTGGTGAAGCAGGCGGAGTAG
- a CDS encoding glycerophosphodiester phosphodiesterase yields the protein MNPRLSAAWQAFSSCWKTLVATDLLYKILAFIVLTPLLGSLFRFLLATLGDDVLSDIDIALFFLGPAGWLCLIVVGSLWLGIVFLEQTSLLGILAAKQVGRTVTPIGALRFAAAHATSVVRLTLRILVLIIGVVVPFLVVAGIVYSLLLTDYDINYYLKESPPVFRIAVGIGMMLGLGLAGVLLWMVASYFFALPLLLFEQLGPHEALQESRRRVHGRRRVVLQWLIGWGVAIMVVSAVVSGIVTWCCQQLMPESTTSLSWLVVAIGISMVLLTLVNLASNLIGTTSFAAMLFTLYQSIGEGAKVDLAAQFQREAENYTGPKITRPRVAAASVIGILVAILIGVAVLASIQIEDNVQIMAHRGASSKAPENTLASFQQAIEDGADWIELDVQETADGQVVVMHDSDFMKLSKNPIKIWDATSDDLKEIDIGSWKSADFADQRVPTLAEVLALCKDKVGVNIELKYYGHDQMLEQRVADIVDQQGMNDQVMAMSLKREGVQKMKAIRPEWKVGLLMSVAAGNLKKLDGDFLAVNASFADALLIDQAHANGKQVYVWTVNDAATMSTMISRGVDGILTDKPELARSVLKQRAEMSTPQRLLLEFTGLLGLEPKVADQ from the coding sequence ATGAACCCACGGCTTTCCGCCGCATGGCAGGCGTTTTCATCATGCTGGAAAACGCTCGTCGCAACCGATCTGCTCTATAAGATTCTCGCGTTCATCGTGCTGACGCCGCTGCTGGGTAGCCTGTTCCGATTTCTGCTGGCCACGCTTGGTGACGACGTTCTCTCGGATATCGATATCGCGCTGTTCTTTCTGGGCCCAGCAGGCTGGTTGTGCTTGATCGTCGTGGGATCGTTATGGCTGGGGATTGTCTTTCTCGAACAAACGTCGCTGCTGGGAATCCTTGCCGCGAAGCAAGTGGGCCGAACCGTCACGCCGATCGGTGCGCTGCGTTTCGCCGCCGCCCATGCCACAAGCGTTGTCCGTCTGACTCTGCGGATCCTGGTGCTGATCATTGGTGTCGTCGTGCCGTTTCTCGTCGTGGCGGGCATCGTCTATTCTTTGCTGCTGACCGACTACGACATCAACTACTACCTGAAAGAGAGCCCACCGGTTTTTCGCATTGCGGTGGGCATTGGCATGATGTTAGGACTGGGCCTGGCCGGGGTTCTGCTGTGGATGGTTGCCAGCTATTTCTTCGCTCTGCCGCTGTTGCTATTCGAACAACTCGGCCCGCATGAAGCACTTCAAGAAAGCCGCCGCCGCGTTCACGGCCGTCGCCGCGTCGTACTGCAGTGGCTGATTGGCTGGGGCGTAGCCATCATGGTCGTCTCGGCAGTCGTCTCCGGCATCGTAACGTGGTGCTGCCAGCAACTAATGCCAGAGTCGACGACCTCGCTGTCTTGGCTGGTCGTGGCGATTGGGATATCGATGGTGCTACTAACACTGGTGAACCTGGCTAGCAACCTGATCGGAACGACAAGCTTCGCGGCGATGCTGTTCACGCTTTACCAATCGATTGGCGAAGGAGCCAAGGTTGACCTGGCAGCGCAGTTCCAGCGCGAAGCGGAAAACTACACCGGCCCCAAGATCACGCGCCCACGCGTAGCCGCAGCCAGCGTGATTGGCATTCTGGTGGCCATCCTCATCGGAGTGGCGGTGCTGGCATCGATTCAGATCGAAGACAACGTCCAGATCATGGCCCATCGCGGTGCTTCGAGCAAAGCTCCTGAGAACACTCTGGCATCGTTTCAGCAGGCCATCGAAGACGGGGCCGACTGGATCGAACTCGACGTGCAGGAAACGGCCGACGGGCAAGTCGTCGTCATGCACGACAGCGACTTCATGAAACTCAGCAAGAACCCCATCAAAATCTGGGATGCCACCTCCGACGATCTGAAAGAGATCGACATCGGCAGTTGGAAATCAGCCGACTTCGCCGATCAGCGCGTGCCGACATTAGCCGAAGTGCTGGCCCTGTGCAAAGACAAGGTCGGGGTCAACATCGAGCTGAAGTACTACGGCCACGATCAAATGCTCGAGCAGCGCGTGGCCGATATCGTCGACCAGCAAGGGATGAACGACCAGGTCATGGCCATGTCGCTCAAGCGAGAAGGCGTTCAAAAGATGAAAGCCATTCGCCCCGAGTGGAAAGTGGGCCTATTGATGTCGGTCGCGGCCGGCAACTTGAAAAAACTCGACGGCGACTTCCTGGCCGTCAATGCCAGTTTTGCCGACGCCTTGCTAATCGATCAGGCTCACGCCAACGGCAAGCAGGTCTACGTGTGGACCGTCAACGACGCAGCGACCATGAGTACGATGATCAGCCGCGGTGTCGACGGCATCCTGACCGACAAGCCAGAGCTCGCACGATCGGTCCTTAAGCAGCGCGCCGAAATGAGTACGCCACAGCGTCTGCTGTTGGAATTCACCGGCCTGTTGGGTCTCGAACCGAAGGTGGCCGATCAGTAG
- a CDS encoding carboxypeptidase-like regulatory domain-containing protein, which yields MHRLLPIPLILLACLLNGCGPPPAIPGGTPGRIHTEGQPLGEVRVTVYGQDGQPQAFAVSDRQGSFQLRQEATLEGVHLSPGSYRLTIESTGEFSMHWPKAYRSPTKSPLEIQFSAEQTEIDLNVPAPKMSL from the coding sequence ATGCATCGCCTACTACCCATTCCGTTAATACTACTTGCCTGCCTGCTTAATGGTTGTGGTCCACCTCCGGCGATACCCGGTGGCACACCAGGCCGGATCCATACGGAAGGCCAGCCGCTGGGCGAAGTTCGCGTAACCGTCTATGGCCAAGACGGCCAGCCCCAGGCATTTGCCGTAAGCGATCGCCAGGGGAGCTTTCAGCTTCGCCAGGAAGCGACGTTGGAAGGAGTCCACCTTTCGCCAGGCAGCTATCGACTGACGATTGAATCGACCGGCGAGTTTTCCATGCATTGGCCCAAAGCGTACCGCTCGCCCACGAAGTCTCCCCTTGAAATTCAATTCAGCGCAGAGCAAACCGAGATCGACCTCAACGTGCCTGCCCCGAAGATGTCGCTGTAA
- a CDS encoding DUF1559 domain-containing protein encodes MRLRHAFTLVELLVVIAIIGILIALLLPAVQQAREAARRIQCQNNLKQLGLAMHNYHDTHRKFPLIASSSAGFSAQAQILPFIEQGNLHDLIDFSQPLMLGSGPSVTLNPVHAGIQDRPLDMFMCPSDSGDPLYYDGSDTWAGTNYMLNVGSGNGLNYCEACDPNGLFWRDSDTSFRDITDGTSHTILMAETLFGGRDQVSTTVLTDPQRQVKRVSGGAPGSKTAEDIDAASASGYTGVRAGSWIRTTGYHITINGFYTPNSRTPDASHHGYIVSSSRSNHPGGTQIVLADGSVRFVIETITLSTWRALFTRGGGEVPQPY; translated from the coding sequence ATGCGATTGCGACACGCGTTTACGCTCGTCGAACTGCTGGTGGTCATTGCGATCATCGGCATTCTGATTGCTTTACTATTGCCAGCGGTGCAACAAGCGCGCGAGGCCGCTCGTCGAATTCAATGCCAGAACAACCTTAAGCAGTTGGGTCTGGCCATGCATAACTATCACGATACCCACCGCAAGTTCCCGCTCATTGCTTCCAGTAGTGCCGGCTTCTCGGCCCAGGCTCAGATCTTGCCATTCATCGAACAAGGTAACCTGCACGACCTGATCGATTTCAGTCAGCCACTAATGCTCGGCAGCGGTCCGTCGGTCACACTCAACCCCGTGCATGCTGGCATTCAGGATCGTCCGCTAGATATGTTCATGTGCCCGTCGGACAGTGGCGACCCGCTTTACTACGACGGCAGCGACACGTGGGCGGGGACCAACTACATGCTGAACGTGGGGAGCGGCAACGGGCTGAACTACTGCGAGGCCTGCGACCCGAACGGGCTTTTCTGGCGCGACAGCGACACGTCGTTCCGCGATATTACCGACGGCACCAGCCACACTATCTTGATGGCGGAAACGCTGTTCGGCGGTCGCGATCAGGTTTCGACTACCGTCCTGACCGACCCACAACGCCAAGTCAAACGCGTCAGCGGCGGGGCACCTGGCTCGAAGACCGCCGAAGACATCGACGCTGCATCCGCCTCAGGCTACACCGGCGTGCGGGCCGGCTCGTGGATTCGGACCACTGGCTATCACATCACCATCAACGGTTTCTATACCCCCAACAGCCGCACGCCTGATGCTTCGCACCATGGGTACATCGTTTCCAGCAGCCGCAGCAATCACCCCGGCGGAACACAAATCGTGCTGGCCGATGGTAGTGTCCGGTTTGTGATCGAGACGATCACTCTTTCGACCTGGCGGGCCTTGTTCACTCGCGGTGGCGGTGAAGTTCCGCAGCCTTACTAA
- a CDS encoding DUF1559 domain-containing protein has protein sequence MRIANSTNVRGGFTLVELLVVIAIIGVLIALLLPAVQQAREAARRMSCSNNLRQQGLALHNYHDTHNSFPFGGRHNITYAGTSWRFAILPYLEQKAIYDLDRASGHQLNTYAGGGSNTDINAYRAETRVLFNLVVDGYVCPSSTINTLFAANNSASLISIGAVTQAHHYVGIMGAYPDPAGRTDTFYAVQYGSYAADNGILTIGETQAIRDVTDGTSQTMIVSEQSGNTDPNLRNRQLANYHTGWGGISTTGTVSEWRAGSANQHKYGNGLTAVFHSPNPRSTGVEADKEWDFNTPLTSFHPGGVQVLLSDGSARFLQETIPLTTLQQLCTRNDGTVIQGF, from the coding sequence ATGAGAATCGCGAATTCTACGAACGTGCGGGGTGGTTTCACCCTGGTTGAGCTGCTGGTGGTCATCGCGATCATCGGTGTTTTAATTGCCCTGCTTCTACCGGCCGTCCAACAAGCACGCGAAGCGGCACGCAGGATGAGTTGCTCGAACAACCTTCGCCAGCAAGGTCTCGCGCTGCACAACTACCACGATACCCACAATTCGTTCCCCTTCGGTGGGCGGCACAACATTACCTATGCCGGTACAAGCTGGCGGTTTGCGATCCTTCCGTACCTCGAACAGAAAGCGATCTACGATCTTGATCGTGCTTCGGGGCATCAGCTCAACACGTATGCCGGGGGTGGTAGCAACACCGACATCAACGCCTACCGCGCAGAGACGCGTGTCTTGTTTAACCTGGTGGTGGATGGGTACGTGTGCCCATCGAGTACGATCAATACGCTGTTCGCCGCCAACAACAGTGCATCCCTCATTTCGATCGGTGCCGTTACTCAGGCCCATCACTACGTTGGCATCATGGGTGCCTATCCCGACCCCGCTGGCCGAACCGATACCTTCTATGCGGTTCAATACGGTAGCTACGCAGCGGACAACGGTATCCTGACCATTGGCGAAACCCAAGCGATCCGCGACGTCACCGATGGAACCTCGCAAACGATGATCGTCTCCGAGCAGTCAGGCAACACCGATCCGAACCTGCGGAATCGCCAGCTGGCCAACTATCACACCGGATGGGGCGGTATCTCGACCACCGGAACCGTCTCAGAGTGGCGTGCCGGTTCGGCCAATCAGCATAAGTATGGCAACGGCTTAACGGCCGTGTTTCATTCGCCGAACCCACGTTCGACCGGGGTCGAGGCAGACAAGGAATGGGACTTCAACACGCCGTTGACCTCGTTCCATCCCGGCGGAGTTCAGGTGCTGTTATCGGATGGCTCGGCGCGTTTCCTGCAGGAAACGATTCCACTGACGACCCTGCAGCAGTTGTGTACCCGCAACGATGGTACCGTCATTCAAGGTTTTTAG
- a CDS encoding carboxypeptidase-like regulatory domain-containing protein, with amino-acid sequence MNVLLGKRINSRPAHAALMFAMFGLLLTGCQGRSARPPADIQGVVRLNGQPLEQASVHFTSPRTGESAYANVEPGGTYRIPFPEVDIGEVYEVAVRKPVAEVEYATDAPKSQPKTTRIPDKYANRRTSGLSFKIESGGPQTYDIELNGS; translated from the coding sequence ATGAATGTGCTCTTGGGAAAACGAATCAACAGCCGACCAGCGCATGCGGCTTTGATGTTTGCGATGTTCGGTCTGCTGTTGACTGGCTGCCAAGGTCGAAGCGCTCGTCCGCCGGCGGATATACAAGGGGTCGTTCGCCTGAATGGCCAGCCACTGGAACAAGCCAGCGTGCACTTCACGTCGCCCCGCACCGGCGAATCGGCCTATGCCAATGTCGAACCTGGCGGAACGTATCGCATTCCCTTCCCAGAAGTCGATATCGGCGAAGTATACGAAGTGGCCGTGAGAAAGCCGGTAGCCGAAGTGGAATACGCCACCGACGCACCCAAGTCTCAGCCGAAGACCACCAGGATACCTGACAAGTATGCCAACCGCCGAACGAGCGGGCTGTCGTTCAAGATCGAATCCGGCGGACCGCAAACGTACGACATCGAGCTGAACGGTTCGTAA
- a CDS encoding arylsulfatase has protein sequence MRRLVLLLAGLLLLVPSFARAADDAKPNVIFIYVDDLGYGDLGCFGQQKIATPKLDQMASDGIKLTSFYAGCTVCRPSRLVLWTGRHLGHQPINDNKPYTMKPSDHTIAELMKEQGYTTGGVGKWAMGTPGSGGEPVYHGFDFWCGYLDQSEAHNYYPPHIWRCEGDKVEELPLPGNVLMEEKDARGRVAKLDARKTYSHDVMTNQAFDFVRRNADKPFLLHIHWTIPHANNEGGRVTGNGSEVPSYGQYADKDWPAPEKGFAAMVTHMDSDVGKLRDLLKELKIEDNTLLIFTSDNGPHQEGGHKVDFFDSNGPLRGYKRTVYEGGIRVPFIAVWPGQIPAGTESGVTFNAYDVMATYADLTHAKQIPLNDGLSFLPTLLGKQQKVVVDNRKPDPKQRISYSSFAKMEAARQGEFKAVRQAPGKPIELYNLKNDIGETTDIAKDHPTIVQMMGNFMKEAKQPLQ, from the coding sequence ATGCGTCGTCTGGTTTTGCTTTTGGCTGGTTTGTTGCTGCTCGTTCCGTCTTTCGCTCGTGCGGCGGATGATGCCAAGCCGAATGTGATCTTCATTTACGTCGACGACCTTGGTTACGGCGATCTCGGCTGTTTCGGGCAGCAGAAGATTGCCACGCCTAAGCTCGATCAGATGGCCAGCGATGGGATCAAGCTGACTAGCTTCTACGCTGGCTGTACCGTCTGTCGTCCTTCGCGGCTGGTGCTGTGGACCGGTCGGCACCTAGGGCATCAGCCGATCAACGACAACAAACCGTACACCATGAAGCCGTCCGATCACACCATCGCCGAGCTGATGAAAGAGCAAGGCTACACCACCGGCGGCGTCGGCAAATGGGCGATGGGTACCCCTGGTAGCGGCGGCGAACCCGTTTATCACGGCTTCGATTTCTGGTGCGGCTACCTCGACCAGAGCGAAGCCCACAACTATTACCCGCCCCACATCTGGCGCTGCGAAGGGGACAAGGTCGAAGAGCTTCCCTTGCCAGGCAACGTGCTGATGGAAGAGAAGGATGCCCGCGGACGCGTCGCGAAACTCGATGCCCGAAAAACCTACTCGCACGATGTAATGACCAACCAGGCATTCGACTTCGTCCGCCGCAACGCCGACAAGCCGTTCCTGCTGCACATCCACTGGACCATTCCCCACGCCAACAACGAAGGGGGCCGTGTCACTGGCAACGGTAGCGAAGTTCCCAGCTACGGCCAGTATGCCGACAAAGATTGGCCGGCACCCGAAAAGGGTTTCGCCGCGATGGTTACGCACATGGATAGCGACGTCGGCAAGCTGCGCGATTTGTTGAAGGAGCTGAAGATTGAAGACAACACGCTGCTGATCTTCACCTCGGATAATGGCCCGCATCAGGAAGGGGGACACAAGGTTGATTTCTTCGATAGCAATGGCCCGCTGCGTGGATACAAGCGAACGGTCTACGAAGGAGGCATCCGCGTGCCGTTCATCGCCGTCTGGCCTGGCCAGATACCTGCCGGCACCGAGTCTGGCGTGACCTTCAACGCCTACGACGTGATGGCCACCTACGCCGACTTAACCCATGCCAAGCAGATACCCCTGAACGACGGCCTCAGCTTCCTGCCGACCCTATTGGGCAAGCAGCAGAAGGTAGTGGTCGACAACCGCAAGCCAGACCCAAAGCAGCGCATCTCGTACTCGTCGTTCGCCAAGATGGAAGCGGCCCGCCAGGGAGAGTTCAAGGCCGTTCGCCAGGCACCTGGCAAGCCGATCGAACTATACAACCTGAAGAACGACATCGGCGAAACGACCGACATCGCCAAGGACCATCCGACGATCGTACAGATGATGGGCAACTTCATGAAGGAAGCGAAACAGCCGCTTCAGTAG
- a CDS encoding carboxypeptidase-like regulatory domain-containing protein: MTRLTLVRNVLLVYLFVQGLLPAWADEIFRPDIPIPEDWIRETVTGTVVDESGKPVAGVQVWHMMDVWQDEAKTDANGRFKLNVAISTIFNDQPRILYPQVIARTADGRRGFLQLGKSVTDFTLLKDLRVELKEARKFDVRVIDHAGQAVGDAVVFLSVGGNVLELTRTNPEGLAQLLAPPEIRINHLFADGRERGVDYIHYGGKFRRPTFPIEQDEQGRIVMRLAKVHPLTIRAVDRRSNVVPDAMVRFAPRLPGKGSSCLSFYGRLLTNDDGEATIFVPLKIEEGTTLYCSKLGYFSHAQDMSDLATRTQPITYVFEKRVPVSGKVIFADGTPAKGVALRIQGRGYAAPEESWEHNGIGLAVQTDAEGRFEALVRPERCLSIQAFRDGSSNVVYQIVRHSPIEDLVLTLRPATDVKGKVIDTDGKEVNGGMARFVRIPDDFPQGVPPTSVLTGPLKGEQKQLPLLQFPDARWDAFIVHGKYIAEVPPGKYVVTATLHAVQPITVEVRDGQPVVADDLIAKIAETAPRPMPPK; this comes from the coding sequence ATGACACGACTCACCCTCGTGCGAAACGTCTTGTTGGTTTATCTCTTCGTCCAGGGGCTATTGCCTGCCTGGGCCGACGAAATCTTTCGTCCCGATATTCCGATCCCGGAAGACTGGATCCGGGAAACGGTAACCGGAACGGTCGTCGACGAAAGCGGTAAGCCGGTTGCAGGGGTCCAGGTCTGGCACATGATGGACGTCTGGCAGGATGAAGCGAAGACCGATGCCAATGGACGATTCAAACTAAACGTGGCAATCAGCACTATTTTCAATGATCAGCCGCGAATCTTGTATCCCCAAGTCATCGCAAGAACCGCCGACGGACGCCGCGGATTTCTACAGCTAGGGAAAAGCGTGACCGACTTCACCCTTCTGAAAGACCTTCGTGTTGAACTCAAAGAGGCGCGCAAATTCGATGTTCGCGTGATCGACCATGCTGGCCAGGCGGTTGGGGATGCGGTCGTGTTTCTCAGCGTTGGGGGTAACGTGCTGGAACTCACGAGAACCAATCCAGAGGGCCTGGCCCAACTATTGGCACCACCGGAAATACGCATCAATCATCTGTTCGCCGATGGTAGAGAGCGAGGCGTCGACTATATCCACTACGGCGGTAAGTTTCGCCGACCAACTTTCCCCATCGAGCAAGACGAGCAAGGCCGGATCGTGATGAGGTTGGCCAAGGTTCATCCGTTGACAATCCGCGCAGTCGATCGGCGCAGCAATGTGGTTCCGGATGCGATGGTTCGTTTCGCCCCACGACTTCCGGGGAAAGGAAGCTCCTGCTTGTCGTTCTATGGACGTCTGTTGACCAACGACGATGGCGAAGCAACCATTTTCGTTCCTCTGAAAATCGAAGAAGGCACGACTTTGTACTGCAGCAAGCTGGGTTATTTCAGCCACGCTCAAGATATGTCAGATCTGGCGACTCGCACGCAGCCCATTACCTACGTCTTTGAAAAGCGCGTTCCCGTTTCGGGCAAGGTCATCTTCGCCGATGGCACGCCTGCGAAAGGGGTTGCGCTTCGTATTCAGGGCCGCGGGTATGCCGCCCCAGAAGAGAGCTGGGAACACAACGGCATAGGTCTGGCCGTTCAAACCGATGCCGAAGGCCGCTTCGAAGCCTTGGTGCGTCCCGAGCGATGTTTGAGTATCCAGGCATTCCGCGACGGTTCGTCGAATGTCGTCTATCAAATTGTTCGCCACAGCCCGATTGAAGATCTGGTGCTGACTCTCCGGCCTGCGACCGACGTTAAGGGCAAAGTGATCGATACTGATGGAAAGGAAGTGAATGGTGGGATGGCCAGGTTCGTGCGAATTCCGGACGACTTCCCGCAAGGCGTACCGCCAACCAGTGTGCTGACTGGGCCACTAAAGGGCGAGCAGAAACAGCTGCCGCTGCTGCAATTTCCCGACGCTCGGTGGGATGCGTTTATCGTCCATGGGAAGTACATCGCCGAGGTACCCCCAGGCAAGTACGTCGTCACGGCAACGCTTCACGCCGTGCAGCCCATTACCGTAGAGGTTCGCGACGGTCAGCCAGTTGTGGCCGATGATCTGATTGCCAAAATAGCGGAAACGGCCCCGCGGCCTATGCCGCCGAAGTAA